Within the Nitratireductor basaltis genome, the region GGTCGCGAAAAGGCGACGACCGTCGCGCTCGATCGACGCAGTGATGGCATAGCCCGATTCTTCCGTGAAACCCGTTTTCAGCCCGTCGGCACCGATATTCATCGGCAGAAGTGGATTGCGATTGCGCTGGCGGATGCCGTTCCATTCGAAATCCGGCTGCGAGAAAGTCTGATAGCGCTCCGGATATGTCTGCCATAGATGCAGAGCAAGTTGAGTGAGTTCTCGCGCGGTAACAACCTGTCCTGGGGCCGGAAGTCCTGTTGCATTGACAAAAGTCGAGGTCTCGAGGCCAAGTTTGCGCGCGCGGGTGGTCATCAAGCGTGCGAAACTTTCTTCCGATCCCGCCATGCCCTCGGCAATGGCGATGGCACCGTCATTGGCCGAGTGAACAATGACGCCTTGCAGCAATGCATCGAGCGGGACGCTCGACTTGACTTCGGCAAACATTGTCGACGTGCCTGAAACCGCACCACCGGTGCGCCAGGCATGTTCGCTGATGTAGAAGTTTTCCTCGGGTGAGATCTGGCCCGACCTGATGGCGTCGAAGGCAAGCTCAACGGTCATCAGTTTCGCAAGCGAGGCTGGCGGGAATGCAGCGTCTGCATTCTTCGAAAAAAGGATTGTGCCCGTCTCAGCGTCGATGAGATGCGCCTGTTTGGCGCGTGTTTCGAAAAGCTGTGCCTGGGCAGGGAGTGCCACGCAGGCTGCAAGCAGCGCCACTGCGCATTGCCGAAGCCATCTCATCTTCAGGCGCATACTCTCCCCCACTCCATGATTGGCCCCGCAAAGGCTATGTCGGAGAGGTTATAGTATCACCTTGGAAATCTTCAACAACAGCGCCTACAAATCGCTGTCGCGGACGATGAACGCATCACTGGCACCAGCATTCCACGCCGCCTGCAATGCACGGTCTATGAGAGCTTCATCCCTGGGCATGAGCGTCAGCGAACGCGTCGTGGCCGAGCCGGCATTCTCAACGCGGATCGTACCAAAAGGGGAAAGCGTCTGGAACAGGGCTGTTATTTTCTCATCGTCGGCGAAGACGCCAAGGCTGATGGTCATGCCCTGTTGCGGCAGCGGATCCTTGCCGTTGCGGGTCCACCACTCCTTCAGCGCATTCTGATCCAGCTTCTTCTTCATGACCTGATCAAAGCTGCTGGCGGCTCTATTGACGCGCTGGTCTGCGTAGGAAAGCAGCGCACTGGCCATTTGCTGCGGCTGTGGCTCCACGCCCGGCGCGGTTTTGGGGCGATC harbors:
- a CDS encoding D-alanyl-D-alanine carboxypeptidase family protein, which produces MRWLRQCAVALLAACVALPAQAQLFETRAKQAHLIDAETGTILFSKNADAAFPPASLAKLMTVELAFDAIRSGQISPEENFYISEHAWRTGGAVSGTSTMFAEVKSSVPLDALLQGVIVHSANDGAIAIAEGMAGSEESFARLMTTRARKLGLETSTFVNATGLPAPGQVVTARELTQLALHLWQTYPERYQTFSQPDFEWNGIRQRNRNPLLPMNIGADGLKTGFTEESGYAITASIERDGRRLFATLGGMESEQQRAEEARKLLDWGIRAFEKMALFGEGEAIAEADVYGGAQPTVKLRARRDVAIFVPITDRERMRAEVVYEGPLQAPVEEGEEVGRLRIWLGDTISQETPVYAAESVGKGELHQRALDAVGELLIGWLR